GCCCCAGCCCGTCCCGATGCCGCGCAGGTTCTCGAGTCGCTGTATGCCATGGAATTGCCCGTCATGGGCCGGATCGCCGCCGGTGTGCCGATCGAGGCGATCAGCGAAGTGTCGCACAACATGGCCGTTCCGGGTGCCATGCTGCGCAGTGGCGCGCACCATTATGCCCTTGAAGTCGATGGCGATTCCATGATTGACGCCGGGATCAACGATGGTGACGTGGTGATCATCCGCGAAACCGCCACGGCCGATGACGGCGATATCGTCGTCGCCCTGGTCGAGGAAAAGGAAGCCACGCTGAAAAAGCTCTATCGTCGCAATGACCTGATAGAACTGGTGGCCGCCAACCCCGCCTATCCCCCCCGCAAACTGCGCCCCGATCAGGTGCGTGTGCAGGGACGGCTGGTCGGGTTGATCCGCTCTTACTGACCCCCCATCATGGGTTTGGAGCCGGTCAGTCCGGCGGATGCACCCGGGCGATCGCGTTTCCGCTCGTCAGTGACTCCAGCACCTTCTGCAATTGTTGTCCGAGCGGTGGGATCCGTCCCGGCACGCTCCAGTACCTGTCGCCCGAAACCGCCTTTGCCGTGACTTCGCGCCAGCCATCCGCTTCGGCGAACAGCGCGACCGATCCACTTTGGCGCAGGCTGTCGATATCGTAGATCCGGCAGTTCCTCGCCCCGGAGGCCTCCGCCGCCGGGACGTTCAGCACCAGCACACCACCCGACGCGCAGGGTCCGGCGGCCGCAGCGGCACGCTTGCCTGTTTCATGGCGGATCGCCCCGGCGGGCCAGCGCAGGGCTGCCGTTTCCTGACCGACCGGGTCGCCGTCATTTTCCAGCCAGATCGAGGCGACAAAACTCTGCGCGCGATCCCGGCTCAGCCCGCGCCCCTCGGGCGTCATCACCCCGACAATCCCGCCGCTTTCGGCGATCAGCACATCGGGACGCGTGGCGGCGGACCAGAGCCAGAAGGCCAGCGCTATCGGCACCGCCCCCAACCAGCGCCCCCGCCCGATCCAGAGCGCGATGACCAGCGCCCCAAGCGCCAGCATCGGCAGCACCTCGGACGGCGGAGCCATGACCATGCCCCGTGCGCCGGACATGCCCGCAACCCAATGGGCGATCATCAGGATCCAGTCCAGCCCCAGCCCCATGACCCACAAGGGAAGCGCCTGTAGCCCGAAGGGCATCGCCAGCACCGCGATCAGCGCCGAGGGGATGACCAGGGTGCCCATCACCGGCACCGACAGCAGGTTGGCGAGCAGCCCGTAATGCGCGATCTGGTTGAACTGCGCCGCCGCCACCGGCGCCGTGGCCGCCCCCGCGACGGCCGAGGACATGACCAGCGCCAGCGCCTTGCCCTTCCAGCCCGGCAGCCGCCAGCCCTTGGCATTGATGCCGCCAAAGACCGCGACCAATGCCAGCGTCGCGGCAAAGGACATCTGGAACCCCGGCGACAGCAGGGCTTCGGGGCGCATGAGCAGCACGATCAGCGCCGCCAAAGCCACCGCCCGCAGTGAGATCGCGCGTCGCAGCACCATCACCGCGATCAGTGCGACGGCGGCCATGACATAGGCGCGTTCGGTCGCGATGGAGCCACCGGCCATGGCGAGGTAGGCTGTTGCCACCAGCAGCGCCGCCATCGCCGCGATGGGCTTCACCGGCCAAAAAAGCGCGGCACGGGGCGACAGGACCAGCAGGCGCCGCACGGCCATGAAGACGAAGCCCGCCAGCAGCCCCATGTGCAGCCCCGAAATCGCGAGCAGATGCGCCAGGTTCGACACCCGCAGGGCCTGCAGTGTCTCCTGCCCCATGCCGGACCGATCCCCCGCCGTCACCGCCGCTGCAAAGGCCCCGGTTTCACCGGCAAGCCCGGTCTGAAACGCGCGGCTCAACCCCATGCGCCAGCGGAAAACGACGGTTTCACGGGGGTTTGGAGGCTCCAGAAGCATCAGCGGCACGCGGGTATACCCAACCGCGCCGATGCGCAGAAACCAGGAATGGCGCTGGAAATCGAAACCGCCCGGCTCGACCGGGCCGCCGGGGGGCGACAGGTGGCCGGTGGTC
The Pseudooceanicola algae genome window above contains:
- the lexA gene encoding transcriptional repressor LexA, whose protein sequence is MLTKKQLDLLEFIHSRVQSDGVPPSFDEMKEALNLRSKSGIHRLITALEERGFIRRLAHRARAIEIVKLPDSIARSPASFRPRVIEGGAGKPKAAPARPDAAQVLESLYAMELPVMGRIAAGVPIEAISEVSHNMAVPGAMLRSGAHHYALEVDGDSMIDAGINDGDVVIIRETATADDGDIVVALVEEKEATLKKLYRRNDLIELVAANPAYPPRKLRPDQVRVQGRLVGLIRSY
- a CDS encoding ComEC/Rec2 family competence protein; translated protein: MRRIADTLAAALLAQRGCLFHWSPVCLGIGIGWYFALGKEPGLPLLAGLAGGIVLLVLIAWRCGPVVQPLICALVLIGAGLLLAGWRAQAVSAPVMGWRYYGPVEGRVIGIDRSASDAVRLTLDRVRLDRVAPDRTPAKVRISLHGPEGTTPQPGALVMTTGHLSPPGGPVEPGGFDFQRHSWFLRIGAVGYTRVPLMLLEPPNPRETVVFRWRMGLSRAFQTGLAGETGAFAAAVTAGDRSGMGQETLQALRVSNLAHLLAISGLHMGLLAGFVFMAVRRLLVLSPRAALFWPVKPIAAMAALLVATAYLAMAGGSIATERAYVMAAVALIAVMVLRRAISLRAVALAALIVLLMRPEALLSPGFQMSFAATLALVAVFGGINAKGWRLPGWKGKALALVMSSAVAGAATAPVAAAQFNQIAHYGLLANLLSVPVMGTLVIPSALIAVLAMPFGLQALPLWVMGLGLDWILMIAHWVAGMSGARGMVMAPPSEVLPMLALGALVIALWIGRGRWLGAVPIALAFWLWSAATRPDVLIAESGGIVGVMTPEGRGLSRDRAQSFVASIWLENDGDPVGQETAALRWPAGAIRHETGKRAAAAAGPCASGGVLVLNVPAAEASGARNCRIYDIDSLRQSGSVALFAEADGWREVTAKAVSGDRYWSVPGRIPPLGQQLQKVLESLTSGNAIARVHPPD